Proteins encoded together in one Diabrotica undecimpunctata isolate CICGRU chromosome 3, icDiaUnde3, whole genome shotgun sequence window:
- the LOC140435440 gene encoding uncharacterized protein produces the protein MKRHGDLSLRKPKNTSIARDAAFNKSNVDLFFDNYIGVLDKFKGRPERIINLDETGIPTVLPPPKRIAEKGKKQIGAVASQERGENVTMCGIITATGQAIPPVFIFPRKNMKDRFLDGAPIGSIGLAHQSGYMTAELFLEVLKHIKMHLSASKENPLLILMDNHSSHISLEAINLARESGITLLSFTPHCSHKLQPLDVAVYGSYKAALRVAMGDWLQNHPGRPIQIYDVAQLCGIAFPVAFTMKNITSGFRSAGLWPINRLVFTDEDYEAAETTDRNQEPPTAMNPRNPEDPERILEVASISTRLLPVAPITLSPSVATTSTAVITPESCRPF, from the coding sequence ATGAAACGACATGGAGATTTATCTCTTAGAAAACCTAAAAATACAAGCATAGCACGAGATGCAGCCTTTAACAAATCCAacgtggatttattttttgataattacaTTGGAGTTTTAGATAAATTTAAAGGAAGGCCAGAAAGGATAATAAATTTAGATGAGACAGGTATACCCACGGTCTTACCACCACCCAAACGTATAGCTGAAAAGGGAAAAAAACAAATAGGAGCTGTGGCCTCTCAAGAACGCGGTGAAAATGTTACAATGTGCGGAATTATAACAGCCACTGGACAAGCAATACCTCCAGTTTTCATATTCCCCAGGAAGAATATGAAAGACCGGTTCTTAGATGGTGCACCAATAGGGAGCATTGGTCTGGCTCATCAGTCTGGCTATATGACTGCGGAATTATTTTTAGAAGTACTAAAGCACATAAAAATGCACTTAAGTGCTTCTAAAGAAAACCCTCTACTGATATTAATGGATAATCATTCAAGTCATATAAGTTTGGAAGCTATAAACTTAGCTAGAGAATCTGGAATTACTCTTTTATCGTTTACGCCACATTGTAGCCACAAACTACAGCCGCTAGATGTTGCAGTATATGGTTCTTATAAAGCTGCATTACGGGTTGCAATGGGAGACTGGCTTCAAAATCATCCAGGCAGACCTATACAAATATATGATGTTGCTCAACTGTGTGGTATTGCTTTTCCTGTGGCATTTACAATGAAGAATATAACATCTGGATTCAGATCTGCTGGTTTATGGCCAATAAATCGTCTTGTATTCACCGATGAGGATTATGAAGCTGCCGAAACAACAGATAGGAATCAAGAACCACCAACAGCAATGAACCCAAGAAATCCTGAAGATCCTGAGCGAATATTAGAAGTTGCTTCAATCTCCACAAGACTGCTACCTGTAGCTCCCATTACGCTTTCACCATCAGTAGCAACTACATCAACAGCTGTAATTACTCCTGAGAGCTGCCGCCCTTTCTAA